GTCGCGTGAAGGGAGAACCGCGTGTCCACGAGTGAGGGCGCGAGGCCCTTCCCGGTTGGCGGGTCTTGGCGTACCGGGAGCGAGGCGGCCCGACTGCCTGGCCCCCAACTCCTGGTCGACGTCTGGAGACGCGATGACTGATCTCCGCGGTGCACGGGACAACGGATGAATCCCGGATCGCCCCTGGACCGGGAGGTGCCCACGCTGCTCACCAAGATCGGCAGCTATCCCCAGCACCATGGCGGCCTCGGCGTGGTGCGCACGATCGGCCGCATGGGTGTTCCGGTGCACGCCGTCGTCGAGGACCGGTTCACTCCGGTGGCGGTATCACGCCATGTCACCAGGAGATTCGTCTGGCCCACTACCGGGCTGGAGGAACCGCGGCTGCTGGTCGAAACCCTACTGTCGATCGGCCGGGCCATCGGCTCGCCCTGCATCCCCGTACCGACCGACGACGAAGCGGCCGTCCTGCTGGCCGAGAACTCGGACCGGCTGGCGGAGTGCTTCCTGCTCCCACCGACGCCCTCGGACCTGCCGCGGCGGCTGGCCAGCAAGGCAAGTCTAACCAAGCTCTGCGAGGAGCTCGGCGTACCCACCCCGCGCACACGGGCACCCGCAAACCGCGATGAACTGGTCGACGCGGCGCGTGAACTGGGCTATCCGGTGGTGCTCAAGAACCGCGAAGCATGGACCAGACTGCGCGCCCCGGCCGTGGGCAACACCACCATGGTCCGCGACGAGCAGACTCTGCTCGCCCGGTATCCGGAGGAGTCGCTGCCCCCGCTCGTGATGCAGGAATACATCCCCAGGGAGCAGGCCGAGGACTGGATCACGCATCTCTATTGCGGGGCGGGCGGCGTGCCCCGCGTCGTCTTCACCGGTCTGAAGCTGCGCTCGTGGCCCCCGCACGCAGGGGTGACCACCCGGGCTGTGACCCTGCGCAACCCCTGTTTGGCGAAGCTCGCCGGGGAGCTGTGCCGGCGGATCGGCTACAGCGGACCGGCGGACCTCGACTGGCGTTACGACCGGCGCGACGGGCGCTACAAGCTGGTGGATTTCAACCCGCGCACGGGTGCCCAGTTCCGACTGTTCGAGAATGTCCACGGAATCGACGTGGTACGGGCGATGCATCTGGACCTGACGGGCCGCCATGTACCGGTCGGCCCGGAGGTCGAAGGGCGGGTGTTCGTCGCCGGTCAGCTCGATCTGCCATCGGTTGCCGCCTGGCTGTGGGAGGAGCACCGGCTGCCGCCTGCCCCGCTGCGCGGGACGGAGCGGGCCTGGCTCGCCCGGGACGACCCCATGCCCGCGGCGGCCGAGGCGATCAGGCTGGCGGGCACCGTGGCGCGTCGCATCGGCTGCTCCCTGAACCTCCGGCTCGGCGGACACCGGAAGGCGTCCTGCCCCTGATGCCGAATCGCGCGCGGCCGGACCTCTGCGCCTCGCGCGTTGCTGTCGGCACAACCGCAGCGAGTCGTCCAATATCTCGCTAATGCCTATATATGGTGATGAGCCCTGCTTACGCAACAGTGGACGGAGGGTCTGTGGAAGTCGCCTTCCCTCGCGCCGAGCTGTCGGTATCCTGGGTGCGCGGCCTTGTCCCGATCCGGCCCCGCGGCCTGCTGACCCGGCCCGCAGATCTGCTGATGGCCCGTCGGCTGGCGAGCCGGCTGCGTCGGGAAGCCGTCAGCTTCCGCGACCTGCATCGGCTGCAGCGAACTGTCTCCGATCTCCTGGTGTTCCAGTTGGACGGACAGGCCATGCAGCCCCCTCTGGTTGTCAAGCATCCCCGCAGCAGCCGAGCTGCCGTGTCGCTGGCTGTGGGATGTGAGGCCGTGCGGCAGCTGACGCGGGACGACCGCCTGGACGACTGGAGGCTGCTGCTGCCTCGTGTGGAGGAATGCCGACTCGATGAGCGGCTTCCCCTGGTCGCGGAAGGCCTGCTGCCTGGCGTCGAAGGCGACACACTGCTGCGGCGCTCTCCACAACAGGCTCGGCGCGTGGCTGTCTCCGCGCTCCGCACGGTCGGCGACCTGCACCGGGCGACCGGCCGCCCGGAGCGCGTCACGGACCGTGTCGGGGGCTGGGTGGACCCCCAGCTCGCGATCCTGTCCGAAGAGATCCACTGGTGCCGCAAGGGCCGCGGCGCGGCCGCCGTCGAGGCACTGCGGGAGCGCCTTGTCCGTGGTCTGGACGGACGTACTCTGACGGTCGCCTGGACCCATGGGGACTTCCACCCCGGAAACATTCTGCTGAGCGAGGAGCGCGGGACACTCACCGGGGTGATCGACTGGTCGAGCGCCCGCCCCGACGGTCCGTGCGTGATCGATTCCTACATGTTCGTTCTGACGCTCCGGCATCAGCGCGGTGGGCGGCAGCTCGGGCGAATCGTGGCCGATGTCGTGCGACGCGGCTCTCTGCTGCCCGACGACCGCCGCCTCCTCACCGAAGCGGATGTTCCGCCACCGGACGAGGACGAGGCGGTGCTGCCGCTGCTGACCTGGTTGTGGCATGTGGCGGGCAACCTGGCCAAGTCGGCTCGCTACGGGCGCAGCCATCGATGGGTCGCGGGCAATGTGGTGCCAGTGCTCAAAGAGGTGGCGGGGCGGTAGCGCCCAGCACCTGTTGCCCGGCTGCCGACTGCCGCCGGGAGGCCGTGCGACGGGGCTCGGCCTAGGCTCGGGAAAGGCAGGCAGGGCCCCCGTCCCCCGCCCCGTCCTCTTACCCCCGGTCAGCAGGAGGAGGCCATGAACTCAGCCGTCGTACTCCAGGCGACCACAGCCTCGGGCCCCGTGCGGGTGACCAGCCCCGCCCCCCGGGAGACCTGGCGGCAGCTGGCCGACACCGACGAGAACGCCATGGTCAGCCAGACTCCGACGTGGCTCGATTGCATCTGTGCGACGGGACCGTTCGAGGACGCCAGCCGAC
This window of the Streptomyces sp. SLBN-118 genome carries:
- a CDS encoding ATP-grasp domain-containing protein produces the protein MNPGSPLDREVPTLLTKIGSYPQHHGGLGVVRTIGRMGVPVHAVVEDRFTPVAVSRHVTRRFVWPTTGLEEPRLLVETLLSIGRAIGSPCIPVPTDDEAAVLLAENSDRLAECFLLPPTPSDLPRRLASKASLTKLCEELGVPTPRTRAPANRDELVDAARELGYPVVLKNREAWTRLRAPAVGNTTMVRDEQTLLARYPEESLPPLVMQEYIPREQAEDWITHLYCGAGGVPRVVFTGLKLRSWPPHAGVTTRAVTLRNPCLAKLAGELCRRIGYSGPADLDWRYDRRDGRYKLVDFNPRTGAQFRLFENVHGIDVVRAMHLDLTGRHVPVGPEVEGRVFVAGQLDLPSVAAWLWEEHRLPPAPLRGTERAWLARDDPMPAAAEAIRLAGTVARRIGCSLNLRLGGHRKASCP
- a CDS encoding aminoglycoside phosphotransferase family protein → MEVAFPRAELSVSWVRGLVPIRPRGLLTRPADLLMARRLASRLRREAVSFRDLHRLQRTVSDLLVFQLDGQAMQPPLVVKHPRSSRAAVSLAVGCEAVRQLTRDDRLDDWRLLLPRVEECRLDERLPLVAEGLLPGVEGDTLLRRSPQQARRVAVSALRTVGDLHRATGRPERVTDRVGGWVDPQLAILSEEIHWCRKGRGAAAVEALRERLVRGLDGRTLTVAWTHGDFHPGNILLSEERGTLTGVIDWSSARPDGPCVIDSYMFVLTLRHQRGGRQLGRIVADVVRRGSLLPDDRRLLTEADVPPPDEDEAVLPLLTWLWHVAGNLAKSARYGRSHRWVAGNVVPVLKEVAGR